The following coding sequences are from one Apodemus sylvaticus chromosome X, mApoSyl1.1, whole genome shotgun sequence window:
- the Rp2 gene encoding protein XRP2 — protein sequence MGCCFAKRRKSQKESRAEREEEQPKLYSWDQREKVDPKDYMFSGLKDETVGRLPGKVAGQPFVIQDCENCNIYIFDHSATITIDDCTNCVIFLGPVKGSVFFRNCRDCKCTLACQQFRVRDCRKLEVFLCCATQPIIESSTNIKFGCFQWYYPELAAQFKDAGLSIFNNIWSHVHDFTPVSGELNWSLLPENAVVQDYVPLPATEEFKAVRISTEANRSIVPVSRGQRQKYSDESCLVVLFADDYTTANARKLIDEMVGKGFSLVQTKEMSMKTEDAQRVFQEKASDFLLLLNKGPVIALEFNGDDAVQECHLIVNGIFNGTKMFVSEKKETASGDVDSFYNFAEIQMGI from the exons GTTGATCCAAAAGATTACATGTTTAGTGGACTGAAGGATGAAACAGTAGGTCGCTTACCTGGAAAAGTGGCAGGACAACCATTTGTCATTCAAGACTGTGAGAACTGTAACATCTATATTTTTGATCACTCAGCTACTATTACCATTGATGACTGCACTAACTGTGTAATTTTTTTGGGACCAGTGAAAGGCAGTGTGTTTTTCCGAAATTGTAGAGATTGCAAGTGCACATTGGCTTGCCAACAATTTCGTGTAAGGGACTGTAGAAAGTTGGAAGTCTTTTTGTGCTGTGCTACTCAACCCATTATTGAATCTTCCACAAACATCAAGTTTGGCTGTTTTCAATGGTACTACCCTGAATTAGCAGCCCAATTCAAAGATGCAGGCCTCAGTATCTTCAATAACATATGGAGTCATGTTCATGATTTTACACCCGTGTCAGGAGAGCTCAACTGGAGCCTTCTTCCAGAAAATGCCGTGGTTCAAGACTATGTTCCTTTACCAGCAACTGAAGAATTCAAAGCTGTGCGAATTTCCACAGAAGCCAATAGAAGCATTGTTCCTGTATCCCGGGGTCAGAGACAGAAGTACAGTGATGAATCATGTCTAGTGGTATTATTTGCCGATGATTATACAACTGCAAATGCCAGGAAACTAATTGATGAg ATGGTTGGTAAAGGCTTTTCCCTAGTGCAGACAAAGGAAATGTCAATGAAAACTGAAGACGCTCAAAGGGTTTTCCAGGAAAAGGCATCAGACTTTTTACTTCTTCTAAACAAAG GCCCTGTGATTGCTTTGGAATTTAATGGAGATGATGCTGTACAAGAATGTCACCTTATTGTAAACGGAATATTCAACGGGACAAAG atGTTTGTATCAGAAAAGAAGGAGACCGCATCTGGAGATGTTGACAGCTTCTATAACTTTGCTGAGATCCAGATGGGGATATGA